A single region of the Vicia villosa cultivar HV-30 ecotype Madison, WI linkage group LG4, Vvil1.0, whole genome shotgun sequence genome encodes:
- the LOC131596974 gene encoding thaumatin-like protein 1b encodes MSLGFICFTIFLSILFAYASGATVTIINGGDDTIWPAVYTEKGDTVNPTGIKLDSHQQYDLKVPDSWSGTIWARTGCTGDPNSDFYCEVGDCGTKKMECLDRKPEPPATQVKLNLVPKGGSSSYEVDMKDGFGVSVTVTPFETSCQKVMCIQNLDDDCPNWLAVYSSEGRKIGCKSPCFFTKEPKYCCTGEFASPQKCDNNQYTELLDNKCPDVVSNAFDGSHFTCSGGTSFFILFN; translated from the coding sequence ATGAGTCTAGGGTTTATATGTTTCACAATATTTCTTAGCATTTTGTTTGCATATGCTAGTGGAGCTACTGTGACAATTATAAATGGTGGCGATGACACAATTTGGCCAGCTGTTTATACAGAAAAAGGAGATACAGTGAATCCCACTGGGATCAAATTGGATTCTCACCAACAATATGACCTTAAAGTTCCTGATTCATGGTCAGGTACAATATGGGCTAGAACTGGTTGCACTGGAGACCCCAACAGTGATTTTTATTGTGAAGTTGGAGACTGTGGTACCAAAAAGATGGAGTGTTTGGACAGGAAGCCAGAGCCTCCTGCAACTCAAGTGAAGTTAAATTTGGTTCCAAAAGGTGGTAGTAGTTCCTATGAAGTTGACATGAAAGATGGCTTTGGTGTGTCTGTTACTGTGACCCCATTTGAAACCAGTTGCCAGAAAGTTATGTGCATCCAAAATTTGGATGATGATTGTCCTAATTGGTTGGCTGTGTATAGTAGTGAAGGGAGAAAGATTGGTTGCAAGAGTCCATGTTTTTTCACTAAGGAGCCAAAGTATTGTTGCACTGGAGAATTTGCTTCACCTCAAAAATGTGACAATAATCAATACACAGAGCTTTTGGATAATAAATGTCCAGATGTTGTTTCTAATGCTTTTGATGGATCTCATTTTACATGTTCTGGAGGGACTagctttttcattttatttaactgA